One part of the Rutidosis leptorrhynchoides isolate AG116_Rl617_1_P2 chromosome 1, CSIRO_AGI_Rlap_v1, whole genome shotgun sequence genome encodes these proteins:
- the LOC139845547 gene encoding heat shock cognate 70 kDa protein-like — translation MTGTSDCLAIGIDLGTTYSCVAVWQNNRIEVIPNEQGNRTTPSCVAFTGTQRLIGDAAKNQVARNPTNTVFDAKRLIGRRYSDANVLSDMKVWPFKIVEGNNGKPMIEVAYKGVMKQFSAEETSSMVLSKMKEIADTYLNDNVTSAVITVPAYFDDLQRQATKDAATVAGLDVLRLLNEPTAAAMAYGLDHMSKISGARNVVIFDLGGGTFDVSLVTINEGNFEVKGVGGDTHLGGEDFDNRMVDHFVVEFNRKEKKNISKIPKALARLRVACERAKRILSSTTFTPIEIECLYDGVDFSGKITRAKFEELNMSFFNKCMEIVQECLEDAKWEKKMVDEVVLVGGSTRIPKVQQMLQEFFEGKKLCKTINPDEAVAYGAAVFAAKISGQGNQMVQELTLSDVTPLSLGISGPGDVMRVMIPKNTPIPVMKERVGTTGVDYQTAIRVRVYQGERSKATDNIYLGEFNLQIPAAPRGDTKAKLCFKIDFNGLLEVSAEELITGQKETIKITNGKRSLSNEEIDKMLNDAKKFKVEDQNYRKKVEAYNDLEYYIYRTKETMIHDSVRKRLNPKDLSKMDDLVEGAMVWLEMYKLADIDVITEKKKKLECVFNVTIGQFM, via the exons ATGACGGGAACAAGTGATTGTTTGGCGATTGGAATTGATTTAGGGACAACCTACTCATGCGTTGCTGTTTGGCAAAACAATCGCATTGAAGTCATCCCTAATGAACAAGGCAATCGAACCACTCCCTCTTGCGTTGCTTTTACTGGCACCCAACGTTTGATCGGTGACGCTGCAAAAAATCAAGTCGCCAGGAACCCTACAAACACAGTTTTCG ATGCTAAAAGACTAATTGGAAGGAGGTACTCTGATGCTAATGTACTTAGTGACATGAAAGTTTGGCCTTTTAAGATTGTAGAAGGGAATAATGGTAAGCCAATGATTGAAGTAGCATACAAGGGTGTTATGAAGCAGTTTTCTGCTGAGGAAACTTCATCCATGGTTTTGTCAAAGATGAAAGAGATAGCTGATACATACCTTAATGACAATGTGACATCAGCAGTGATCACTGTACCTGCTTATTTTGACGATTTACAACGACAAGCTACTAAAGATGCAGCTACTGTTGCTGGCCTTGATGTTTTGCGCTTGCTCAATGAACCGACTGCAGCAGCTATGGCTTACGGTCTTGACCACATGTCTAAAATCAGTGGTGCAAGAAATGTGGTTATATTTGACTTAGGTGGTGGTACATTTGATGTGTCTCTTGTTACCATTAATGAAGGGAATTTTGAGGTTAAGGGTGTTGGTGGTGACACTCATTTAGGTGGTGAGGATTTTGATAATCGAATGGTGGATCACTTTGTTGTGGAATTTAAtaggaaagaaaagaaaaatattaGTAAGATCCCAAAAGCGTTAGCGAGGTTGAGGGTGGCTTGTGAGAGGGCAAAGAGGATTCTCTCTTCGACTACTTTTACTCCCATAGAAATTGAGTGCTTGTATGATGGTGTTGATTTTTCGGGAAAAATTACCCGGGCTAAGTTTGAGGAGTTGAATATGAGTTTTTTTAATAAGTGTATGGAAATTGTACAAGAATGTCTTGAAGATGCAAAGTGGGAGAAGAAAATGGTGGATGAGGTGGTTCTCGTTGGTGGGTCCACAAGGATTCCGAAGGTTCAACAAATGTTACAGGAGTTTTTTGAAGGTAAGAAGTTGTGCAAGACAATCAATCCTGATGAAGCTGTTGCGTATGGTGCAGCTGTTTTTGCTGCAAAGATTAGTGGCCAGGGTAATCAAATGGTTCAAGAATTGACTTTGTCGGATGTCACTCCTCTCTCACTTGGTATTTCTGGACCAGGGGACGTCATGCGAGTTATGATCCCGAAAAACACTCCCATACCTGTTATGAAAGAGCGTGTAGGGACTACAGGTGTTGACTACCAAACTGctattagagttagggtttatcaAGGAGAGAGAAGTAAAGCGACAGACAACATTTATCTTGGTGAATTTAATCTTCAAATTCCTGCAGCCCCAAGGGGTGATACAAAAGCAAAGCTTTGTTTTAAAATTGACTTCAATGGTCTTTTGGAAGTGTCTGCTGAGGAATTGATTACTGGTCAAAAGGAAACCATCAAAATCACCAACGGTAAGAGAAGTCTTTCAAATGAAGAAATTGACAAGATGTTGAATGATGCAAAGAAATTCAAAGTTGAAGATCAAAACTACCGAAAGAAAGTGGAAGCCTATAACGATTTGGAGTACTACATATATCGCACGAAAGAAACAATGATACATGACAGCGTCAGGAAGAGGCTCAATCCGAAAGATTTGAGTAAGATGGATGATTTGGTCGAGGGTGCAATGGTGTGGCTTGAAATGTATAAGCTAGCAGATATTGATGTGATTACAGAAAAGAAGAAGAAACTGGAATGCGTCTTCAACGTGACAATTGGTCAGTTTATGTAA